In one Brienomyrus brachyistius isolate T26 chromosome 12, BBRACH_0.4, whole genome shotgun sequence genomic region, the following are encoded:
- the LOC125705106 gene encoding uncharacterized protein LOC125705106 has translation MLVKLGASILCNADGLVVTLPEGIRLPCGGATGGMGQWLMQPVSQHPVADIYWGLLQPSPAGILAVYSTWRPWIAFLEPYVPPPDPPHVTLFYDRNSTEWYGDLFSEQLEGHEWQVASQNIYVGPEGVASAVHLSPEQLPWYRMGEETVPHVSLALHPKHQAKDLGPMMKRAISATDWGPTQIPQISYSPSCSSYCIQTKVTDTALLQHEQLSRDHGREKMDHPSAAALLASLPDSLWSTGPTDVGLVDCTPVDFLLHPTAGPLWVRQYQHKPAAEEGIAETVAGLLRAGVLECSTSQWNTPILPVEKAGTAPHCRDVFSFTYRGCQFRYTRLPQGFALSPGIFNPVLKQSLQGCPLPDGIILVQYVDDLLIVAPTAEAALEATRSVLLWLAERGFKVSKDKMQVAGTVVSFLGRVLSGKGTGLSPAHRSAILSHPKPITVKDMLSFLRLTGYSGTYIADYTGLTQPLRALVRPHGLRSLSATLTWDQPAEEAFITLKQRLAQAADLALPDYSLPFHLDVLKLKTL, from the exons ATGCTGGTGAAGCTGGGAGCTTCAATTTTGTGCAATGCTGATGGTTTGGTTGTCACCCTCCCAGAAGGGATCCGCCTGCCATGTGGCGGAGCGACGGGTGGCATGGGGCAGTGGCTGATGCAACCTGTGTCACAGCACCCAGTGGCTGACATCTACTGGGGTCTCCTGCAGCCTAGCCCGGCAGGTATTCTGGCGGTGTACTCCACGTGGCGTCCCTGGATAGCCTTCCTGGAACCCTATGTTCCTCCGCCCGACCCCCCACATGTGACATTGTTTTATGACCGTAATTCCACAGAATGGTATGGGGACCTATTTTCTGAGCAACTGGAAGGCCACGAGTGGCAAGTTGCATCCCAAAACATTTATGTAGGTCCCGAGGGGGTGGCCTCAGCAGTCCACCTGTCTCCGGAGCAACTGCCCTGGTACAGGATGGGAGAGGAGACGGTGCCACACGTCTCTCTCGCCCTACATCCTAAGCATCAGGCCAAAGATTTAGGCCCTATGATGAAAAGAGCCATTTCAGCTACGGACTGGGGTCCCACCCAGATCCCTCAAATCTCGTACTCCCCCTCCTGCAGTTCCTACTGTATTCAAACTAAGGTGACAGACACAGCCCTGTTACAGCATGAACAATTGTCTAGGGACCATGGTAGGGAAAAGATGGATCATCCCAGTGCAGCAGCACTACTGGCTTCCCTGCCAGACTCCCTGTGGTCCACGGGCCCCACTGATGTGGGTTTGGTGGACTGCACGCCCGTCGACTTCCTACTGCACCCTACGGCAGGACCCCTTTGGGTCAGGCAATACCAACACAAACCAGCTGCAGAGGAAGGGATAGCGGAGACTGTTGCCGGTCTCTTACGGGCAGGAGTGTTAGAATGTTCCACTTCTCAGTGGAATACTCCGATCCTCCCAGTGGAGaaggcaggaacag CACCCCACTGCAGGGACGTATTCTCGTTCACGTACAGGGGATGCCAGTTCAGGTACACGCGTCTCCCACAGGGATTTGCTCTGTCTCCCGGGATTTTCAATCCGGTGTTGAAGCAGTCGTTGCAGGGCTGCCCTCTCCCTGATGGGATCATCCTCGTCCAGTACGTCGATGACTTGCTTATCGTGGCTCCAACTGCGGAGGCGGCACTCGAGGCGACTCGGTCAGTGCTCCTCTGGCTGGCAGAAAGAGGGTTCAAGGTCAGTAAGGACAAGATGCAGGTGGCCGGGACGGTGGTTTCCTTCCTGGGGAGGGTCCTATCTGGTAAGGGGACAGGGCTCTCTCCGGCCCATCGGTCAGCCATCCTGAGTCACCCTAAACCCATTACTGTGAAGGACATGTTGTCCTTTCTGAGACTGACCGGCTACAGCGGAACTTACATTGCAGATTACACAGGTCTGACGCAACCCCTGAGGGCTCTGGTGCGGCCACACGGCCTGCGGAGCCTCAGCGCCACTCTGACGTGGGATCAACCTGCAGAGGAGGCTTTCATCACTCTCAAGCAGAGATTAGCCCAAGCAGCTGATCTGGCACTACCTGATTATTCTCTTCCGTTCCATCTAGATGTTCTGAAACTGAAGACGTTGTGA